GTTCTCATTTATCCTTATTTTAATTTCAATTCCTTTTTTGTTCAGATATTTATGGAACAAAGAGGATGTGCGTCCTTTGAATATTCTCGTTGTTGATAAAACGGTACTTGATAGAAACAGACAGGAACATAGACCTTTGTTTTGGATTTTAGAGCATGAGAAGTACATTAAGAAAAGCGAGCAACCATTTAATGTAAGCTCCGATTACTACGGCTTCTTTCCTGATGGGAAAGGAGGATATAAGGCGAAAGATTTTGCCAATTCCTCAGATTCTGCTTTAGCGACCCTTGCTCGCAGAAATGATGTGGCTTACTATACCGACATGTATGGCGTTTATGCGGGCGAATGGTTCGAGCGTTATCCCAACGAGCAACGTCGCAATCCTAAGATGAGCTCTCTCGAACCTTCTGAACTCATTTATGGCGGCATGTGCATGGCCGAAGTTAATCTTCTAAAAAAGTTCAAGTCGCTGGGGAAACTTATTATTACAGAGTTTAATGTGATTGGTACTCCAACACCTACTTCTGTTACCCACGAGTTTGAAATGGAGTTTAAGATGACCTGGAAGGAATGGATCGGGCGATACTACTCATCGCTGGATACTAACAAAAATAAGGAACTCCCAAAGTGGTTAAAGAAAAACTACACCGAGCAAAATGGAGGAAGGTGGCCTTTTAAGAGATCGGGGATCATATTTGTGAGAACTGATGAAAAGATTGTCATTCTTGAGCAGAAAACCCATCTCAATCTTGATGTGCCGTTAATAGAGACCAATCCGAAATTTAGGGATAGGTACGACCTACCTAAAAATATGAAGTTTCATTACTGGTTCGATATTATTGGCGCCTCCGATAGCTTAGATGTGCTGGCTACCTATAAAATAGATGTGAACGAGGCGGGGAAAAAGGTGTTGGAGAAGAACTTAATCCCTACGCATTTTCCTGCAGTCGTAAAGTCAAAGAGTAGCAAGTACAGCTTTTACTATTTTGCAGGTGACTTTTCGGATATAGATATATCATTGTCGAATACAAAGTTTGCGAGTATTGCGGCTGTTAATCAGGCTTTCGTTCGGATAGAAGGGGAGGGGCGATCTGCTTTTTTCTGGCGTTTCTATCGTCCATTGGTTAGCAGTATTATTAGCGAATACTACACAAAAAGGGTAGAGAAGTAGCAACCAATAGAACCCTAAACCAATGGAGGCTATAACAAATAGAGGGGGTAGTAAAACAGGGTGAACTACTTGCTAGAGTATACATTCAACCACTTCTAGGCACTTCTTTTATCCTACTTTCCCCGAACTTCACTCGGGGCAATTCACGTTGAAGTTCTTATATGCTGCTACAGGTTGGCTGTAAGGAGGCTATATTCTATGCTTTCCATTGATTAATGCTGCGTAATGGCTGTTGAGCCGTAATCCGAAAGGATTGAATTCGAATAGCCTGTATGCGATACGAGAAAATCATGCACCACGAGCCTGCTACCACGAAGCGATGGATAATGAGCCAGAAGTAGGGCATTGACCTCCAGAACGTAATAGAGCCAAACAATGAGGCCATCAACACGCTAAGCGTTGATGGCCTCTTATATTTTACTGTTACTGCAAACTACTACTTAGGCTAACGCTTGCTTTCGAGCTTTCGTCTTCGCCAGAAATCGCCGTTTGATTTGTTTCCTCTATAGCCACTTCCCTTAGCAGGTGCTGCCTTGCTGCTATCTATCGCCTTGCTAACACCAATTGCTGATGCAATGCTTACAAATGGATGGTCGTATATCACACGAATATCCTTCTTTATAAGGCGTTCGATATCCTTTAGGAGCTTTACCTCTTCGGGATCAACCAGCGATATGGCCACTCCGTTGTTGCCGGCACGTCCGGTTCTTCCAATTCGGTGAACGTAAGTTTCGGGAACTTCAGGTAACTCGTAGTTGATAACGTGCGAGAGCTGATCGACATCAATACCTCTAGCAGCAATATCGGTAGCGATTAGCACCTTCGTTTTTCTATCCTTAAAGTTATTAAGGGCATTTTGGCGGGCATTTTGCGACTTATTTCCGTGAATTGCCTCTGCCTTTATGCCATCCTTTACCAGTAACCTTACCAGCTTGTCGGAGCCGTGCTTAGTTCGGGCAAATACAAGTGCCGATTCGACTGTTTCGTTGCTAAGCAAGCTTATCAGTAGATCCTTTTTCTGCGTTTTCTCGACAAAGTACACCAGCTGCTTTATGACATCTACCGTTGATGATACAGGCGTAACTTCAACCTTTAGCGGTTTGTAAAGCATGGTGTTGGCCAACTTCTGTATTTCGGGCGGCATGGTGGCCGAAAAGAAGAGCGTTTGGCGCTTGGGTGGAATAATCTGGAGTATTCGCTTTATATCGTGAATAAAGCCCATGTCGAGCATCCTATCAGCCTCGTCGAGTACAAAGAAATCGAGATTGGGGACCTTTACAATCCCCTGGTTGTAGAGGTCGAGCAAACGACCGGGCGTGGCAATTAGAATATCGACTCCAGAACGTAATAGGTTTACTTGCGGAACTTGGGAAACGCCCCCAAAGATCACGGCATGCCTTAAGCTGGTAAATTTACCGTAGTCCGTAAAGCTTTCGCCAATCTGAATGGCAAGCTCCCTTGTTGGGGTGATGATGAGCGCTTTTACGGCTCTATGCTTGCGGGTATCTGGATTTTGGGTGAGTTTCTGAATGATTGGAATACTAAACGCTGCTGTTTTCCCTGTGCCTGTTTGCGCACATCCGATTAGGTCGTTGCCCTCTAAGATCTTGGGAATTGCCTGTGCTTGTATGGGGGTTGGGGTTGAATACTCTACTTGCTTTAAAGCCTCCAGAATGGGCTGAATTAAGTTTAACTGTTCAAATGTCATGTAATACGGGTTAACCGTCGCGGTTATTTATTTGGAGGCAAAGGTAACATCTTTATTGGAATATTTAGGGGTGAAGAAGTTATAGGCAGGTATTTCTCGTTCAAATTGTAGATTCATCCTTCAATAGTCTTTTATTGGGCATTAGCATTTTAAAGGAGAGAGCCTTCTTCTTCTCTGTTCTTTTTGTAAGGGCAAAAAGAACCAAAAACCCTTGGCACGAATTAACTCGCTCGGTCGCGGTGGAATGGCGCTACCTCAAATGTGGTAATAGCCCTAAGACCTTTACAGCATTGAGGAACATAGTGGAGGCGACCTCGCTCAAACAGGGATTCGTGCCAGTCTGGTATGGCTGCGCCATGGTGTCTACGGAAGAAGGTTGTTCGGTAATACGACGTTTACCTGCCGTTGTTAAGCGAGCTAATATGGGAAACCTTTTTATTCTGTGGTTCATCGAGGACTCTTCTAAAACAAGA
This window of the uncultured Acetobacteroides sp. genome carries:
- a CDS encoding DEAD/DEAH box helicase; translated protein: MTFEQLNLIQPILEALKQVEYSTPTPIQAQAIPKILEGNDLIGCAQTGTGKTAAFSIPIIQKLTQNPDTRKHRAVKALIITPTRELAIQIGESFTDYGKFTSLRHAVIFGGVSQVPQVNLLRSGVDILIATPGRLLDLYNQGIVKVPNLDFFVLDEADRMLDMGFIHDIKRILQIIPPKRQTLFFSATMPPEIQKLANTMLYKPLKVEVTPVSSTVDVIKQLVYFVEKTQKKDLLISLLSNETVESALVFARTKHGSDKLVRLLVKDGIKAEAIHGNKSQNARQNALNNFKDRKTKVLIATDIAARGIDVDQLSHVINYELPEVPETYVHRIGRTGRAGNNGVAISLVDPEEVKLLKDIERLIKKDIRVIYDHPFVSIASAIGVSKAIDSSKAAPAKGSGYRGNKSNGDFWRRRKLESKR